In Emys orbicularis isolate rEmyOrb1 chromosome 16, rEmyOrb1.hap1, whole genome shotgun sequence, a genomic segment contains:
- the LOC135890487 gene encoding testis-specific serine/threonine-protein kinase 2-like: protein MDDATILKKRGYVLGINLGEGSYAKVKSAYSDRLKFNVAVKIINKKKAPRDFLERFLPREIEILAKVNHRAIVKTYEIFETSDGKVYIVMELGVQGDLLEFIKSRGAISEDVARKMFRQLSSAIKYCHDLDVVHRDLKCENLLLDKDFNIKLSDFGFSRRLTRDENGKLILSKTFCGSAAYAAPEVLQGIPYEPKIYDIWSLGVILFIMVCGSMPYDDSNIGKMLKIQKEHRVHFPKSKSLTVECKDLIYRMLQPDVARRLHIEEVFNHMWMQAPKPRVPLATSSVKEGECSQNLRELKSEHRQEIEPLGESKPNRPDYKTEFKVVPRLEAVPETEAAVPEEEQAEVNDLTDQMQRTGIKNSDN, encoded by the coding sequence ATGGATGATGCTACAATCCTTAAAAAGAGAGGCTATGTCTTGGGAATCAATCTGGGAGAAGGGTCATATGCTAAAGTGAAATCTGCCTACTCTGATCGACTGAAATTCAACGTGGCTGTGAAGATAATCAACAAGAAAAAAGCTCCTCGTGACTTCCTGGAAAGATTTCTCCCCAGGGAAATAGAGATTTTGGCCAAAGTGAATCACCGCGCAATTGTCAAGACCTATGAGATTTTTGAGACGTCCGATGGCAAAGTCTACATCGTGATGGAGCTTGGCGTACAAGGAGACTTACTGGAGTTCATCAAGAGCAGAGGTGCCATCTCTGAGGATGTAGCTCGCAAGATGTTTCGCCAGCTGTCTTCTGCCATCAAGTACTGCCACGATTTGGATGTAGTCCACAGGGATTTGAAATGTGAGAACCTCCTTCTAGACAAAGACTTTAATATCAAACTGTCAGACTTTGGCTTTTCCAGACGACTGACTCGAGATGAAAATGGCAAGCTTATTCTCAGTAAAACTTTCTGTGGTTCTGCTGCGTATGCAGCCCCTGAAGTGTTACAGGGAATTCCCTATGAGCCTAAGATTTACGACATATGGAGTCTGGGTGTCATTTTGTTTATAATGGTCTGTGGATCAATGCCATACGACGACTCAAACATTGGAAAAATGCTAAAGATTCAGAAAGAACACAGAGTGCACTTTCCCAAGTCCAAAAGCTTGACAGTTGAGTGCAAAGATCTTATTTACCGCATGCTGCAGCCGGACGTGGCTCGGAGGTTGCACATAGAGGAAGTTTTTAATCACATGTGGATGCAGGCTCCAAAACCCAGAGTTCCTTTGGCAACTTCATCTGTAAAAGAGGGAGAGTGTTCTCAGAATCTCAGAGAGTTGAAGTCAGAGCACAGACAGGAAATAGAACCCCTGGGGGAATCTAAGCCAAATAGACCAGATTACAAAACTGAGTTTAAAGTAGTGCCCAGATTGGAAGCAGTACCGGAAACAGAGGCTGCTGTTCCCGAGGAAGAGCAAGCAGAAGTTAATGATCTTACAGATCAAATGCAAAGAACAGGGATCAAAAATAGTGATAATTAA